One window of Bacteroidales bacterium genomic DNA carries:
- a CDS encoding SDR family oxidoreductase, producing the protein MKRILVTGGSGFIGSHLCERLLNEGNEVLCLDNFFTGSKQNIVHLMNNPYFEIIRHDITQAYYAEVEEIYNLACPASPVHYQYNPIKTIKTSVMGAINMLGLAKRIKAKILQASTSEVYGDPTIHPQTEDYWGNVNPIGKRSCYDEGKRCAESLFVNYNLQNNVNIRIARIFNTYGPRMSLNDGRVISNFVIQALKNEPITIFGEGKQTRSFQYIDDLVEALIRLMNSGDNNIDPVNIGNPGEFTMIELANKIIELTNSKSELSFHPLPENDPVQRQPDITKAYDILGWEPHIDLESGLKKTIEYFKKELEK; encoded by the coding sequence ATGAAAAGAATACTTGTAACCGGCGGCTCGGGATTCATAGGCTCTCACCTCTGTGAACGCCTGCTCAATGAAGGCAACGAAGTGCTGTGCCTGGACAACTTTTTCACCGGTTCAAAACAAAACATCGTTCATTTAATGAATAACCCCTACTTTGAAATAATCAGGCACGACATTACCCAGGCATACTATGCAGAAGTAGAGGAAATCTATAACCTGGCCTGTCCTGCTTCACCGGTTCACTACCAGTACAATCCGATAAAAACCATTAAAACCTCGGTAATGGGAGCCATCAATATGCTGGGTCTGGCCAAACGAATTAAAGCCAAAATCCTGCAGGCTTCAACCAGTGAAGTTTATGGAGATCCTACCATCCATCCGCAAACCGAAGATTATTGGGGTAATGTAAATCCAATTGGTAAAAGATCCTGTTACGATGAAGGAAAAAGGTGTGCCGAATCCCTGTTCGTCAATTACAATCTGCAGAATAACGTAAACATCAGGATAGCCCGGATATTTAATACTTATGGCCCAAGAATGAGCCTCAACGACGGACGGGTCATTTCAAACTTCGTCATTCAGGCACTGAAGAACGAACCCATTACAATATTCGGAGAAGGCAAACAAACACGAAGTTTTCAATATATCGACGATCTGGTGGAAGCTTTGATTCGTCTGATGAACAGTGGCGATAACAACATTGATCCCGTTAATATTGGCAATCCTGGTGAATTTACCATGATAGAACTTGCGAATAAAATTATTGAACTTACCAATTCAAAATCGGAGTTGAGCTTTCACCCTTTGCCTGAAAATGATCCGGTTCAAAGGCAGCCCGATATCACAAAAGCTTATGATATATTGGGATGGGAACCCCACATTGACCTGGAATCCGGATTGAAAAAAACCATTGAATATTTTAAAAAAGAACTGGAAAAATGA
- the rfbA gene encoding glucose-1-phosphate thymidylyltransferase RfbA, protein MKGIILAGGAGTRLYPLTKSISKQIIPVYDKPMIYYPLSVLMLAGIREILVISSPKDINLYKDLLGDGSQIGLELSYEVQPSPEGLAQAFIIGERFIGDDSVCMILGDNIFYGYNLSQLLQESAKLEDGAIIFGYFVNDPERYGVVDFNEKGDVLSIEEKPEKPKSNYAVTGLYFYSNDVVQKAKSLKPSARGELEITDLNRLYLEENRLKVKLLGRGMAWLDTGTHDSLLQAANFISTIEKRQGLKIACLEEIAFYKGYIDRQQLQHLGEQLKKNQYGQYLLKLARQEFQPPKK, encoded by the coding sequence ATGAAAGGCATTATTCTGGCCGGCGGAGCCGGCACACGTCTTTATCCGCTGACGAAAAGCATTTCGAAACAGATCATACCGGTCTATGACAAACCCATGATCTATTATCCCCTCTCGGTGCTTATGCTTGCCGGGATCAGGGAAATTCTTGTTATATCCAGTCCGAAAGATATTAATCTCTATAAGGACTTGCTGGGTGATGGGAGTCAGATAGGCCTGGAACTCTCCTACGAGGTTCAGCCTTCTCCCGAAGGTTTGGCACAGGCTTTTATCATTGGGGAAAGGTTCATAGGAGATGATTCGGTTTGTATGATACTGGGCGATAATATCTTCTATGGATATAACTTAAGTCAGTTGTTGCAGGAATCCGCCAAACTGGAGGACGGAGCCATAATCTTCGGATATTTCGTAAACGATCCCGAAAGGTACGGGGTAGTCGATTTCAACGAAAAAGGTGATGTACTGAGCATCGAAGAGAAACCGGAGAAGCCTAAATCCAATTATGCAGTAACGGGTTTGTATTTTTACAGCAATGATGTGGTACAGAAAGCCAAATCCCTCAAGCCTTCCGCCAGAGGCGAACTGGAAATTACAGACCTAAACAGACTGTATCTGGAAGAAAACAGACTGAAGGTCAAACTGCTGGGGCGGGGCATGGCCTGGCTGGATACCGGCACCCACGACAGCCTGCTTCAGGCCGCCAACTTCATATCCACCATAGAAAAACGACAGGGACTAAAAATAGCCTGTCTTGAAGAAATTGCCTTTTATAAAGGATATATAGACAGGCAGCAATTGCAACATCTGGGTGAACAACTCAAAAAAAACCAATATGGCCAGTATTTGCTTAAACTGGCCCGGCAGGAATTTCAACCCCCAAAAAAATAA